The sequence below is a genomic window from Humulus lupulus chromosome 3, drHumLupu1.1, whole genome shotgun sequence.
AATTATGTTCACATTTTTTTGTGTGCATGCTTTTATGTTGATTAAAGATTATTACCCATGAATGGTAGGTCCAGTGGTCAGGGTCCATGGTTTACTCATAAGATTTGGTGTTCAATTTCTCATGGGTACACATCTAGCAATATTACTTTTCTGTATTAAGATTGTAGGGTTTAAGGGAACGATTCATCATCTGAAGGTTAAAATAACTGTTAGCAGTTGTCATTGCATTATTCTAGTGAGCTGTGATGGCATATTTTATATACCAAAAGGTCTGAACTTTGGGTCATGGTGCCAAACTAATTTTGAGTTATCTGGGTACACCAGCATCTATTTGTAGTCCTTTAAAATTAGCACAAAGAAAGAATTTGAACCATTAAAAACTTATATGACCGTTTTGATATTACTTTATTTCGGATGTCATTGTGTCATTCGTTAATAAAGTGGGGAATTTGTTGCTCAGCAAGGATATTGCAAAGGTGAAAGATGATCAGGAATGGGATATTATTGAGACCAGAAAAGCATTGTCCAGAACAGGACCTGCATATAAGCCAAAACAGATTTCTTTGGAAGAGGAGCTTAAGGTGCACAAGTCTCTTCTCTTGCTTGTgcattttgaatttcaaatgatATCATGATGAGTATATTTTCAGCTGACTTGGCTGCCTATGTTTATAGGCTTTGCAAGAGAAGGTTGACATAAACAACTACGAGTACAAGAAAATTATTCGGCCAAATGAAGGCAAGTCGCACTAGTTTGTACTTTTATCAATTTATCAATCAATGGAAAGCTCTTAGGATTTGTCCTTCATCTTGAAGTCATGTAGCGACTCCCCAACCACGACCTCTTT
It includes:
- the LOC133822565 gene encoding uncharacterized protein LOC133822565, with product MTTIEPTTTQTKRKSSSASTTRARIQSLAPSSFKKWGVKHPFFRYGLPMISLTVFGAVGLAHLIQGSKDIAKVKDDQEWDIIETRKALSRTGPAYKPKQISLEEELKALQEKVDINNYEYKKIIRPNEGKSH